The Amycolatopsis sp. DG1A-15b genome window below encodes:
- a CDS encoding Lrp/AsnC family transcriptional regulator, with amino-acid sequence MPEELLDATDHEILGLLREDARRTLSDIAGRVTLSTAAVKRRIDRLRESGVITGFTVQVDHAKLGWGIEAFTELRFAGNTKVAEILRTTTRMPEAQAVFTIAGDPDALVWLRVRDMAHLQKTIDEIRRHHQVTGTKTLIALESWSR; translated from the coding sequence ATGCCCGAAGAGCTGCTCGACGCCACCGACCACGAGATCCTCGGTCTCCTGCGTGAGGACGCCCGCCGCACGCTGTCCGACATCGCCGGCCGGGTGACGCTGTCCACGGCGGCGGTCAAGCGCCGCATCGACCGGCTGCGCGAAAGCGGGGTGATCACCGGGTTCACGGTCCAGGTCGACCACGCGAAACTGGGCTGGGGGATCGAGGCGTTCACCGAGCTGCGGTTCGCGGGCAACACGAAGGTGGCCGAGATCCTCCGGACGACCACGCGGATGCCGGAGGCCCAGGCGGTCTTCACGATCGCCGGTGACCCGGACGCGCTGGTGTGGCTGCGCGTGCGCGACATGGCCCACCTGCAGAAGACGATCGACGAGATCCGCCGGCACCACCAGGTGACGGGGACGAAGACGTTGATCGCGCTGGAATCCTGGTCGCGGTAG